TTATCATGCCGAGCATGAATTTAGGCAGAGGCACTCCGGAGAGCGCCGACATCAAGAGCACGCCGAAGTAGGTGGGGAGCGTGCTTTTCGGGATGTGCCGGGACCAGCTCGCTACAAAGGCCTGCTCTTTGCGGTCAAGATACCCCTGCGTGTAATCTTTGACTATGTCGCCGCACAGTATCATAGCCGCGGCGGATGGCAGCAGCCCTATGAAGAGCGGCGCGCCGGCGGCGTTG
This genomic window from Cloacibacillus sp. contains:
- a CDS encoding DUF401 family protein → NAAGAPLFIGLLPSAAAMILCGDIVKDYTQGYLDRKEQAFVASWSRHIPKSTLPTYFGVLLMSALSGVPLPKFMLGMIMPLVALVLLGTIRTSEGCQKKRAAGKAAAACARLLLCFGIYGRCS